Proteins encoded together in one Cyprinus carpio isolate SPL01 chromosome B14, ASM1834038v1, whole genome shotgun sequence window:
- the LOC109045278 gene encoding galactose-specific lectin nattectin-like isoform X1 has translation MAVWTVCVSLCLLFALNASACETGWSRHGKRCFKVFNDPKSWKDAEVTCLNHGGNLASVHNNKEHAFIKLLVSSSKSFWIGGYDAVSEGTWFWSDGSKMNFRLWNAGEPNNKFDEDCIETNFGGEGNWNDKPCIYQLPFVCAIADPSCSHK, from the exons ATGGCGGTCTggactgtctgtgtgtctctctgtctacTCTTTGCTCTGAATGCTTCAG CTTGTGAGACTGGGTGGAGTCGACATGGAAAGAGATGCTTCAAGGTTTTTAACGATCCAAAGTCCTGGAAAGATGCAGAG GTGACGTGCTTGAATCATGGTGGGAACCTTGCCTCTGTACACAATAACAAGGAACATGCCTTCATAAAGCTATTGGTGTCAAGTTCAAAATCATTCTGGATAGGAGGCTATGATGCTGTTTct GAGGGGACGTGGTTCTGGAGTGATGGGTCCAAAATGAATTTCAGACTTTGGAACGCCGGAGAACCCAACAACAAGTTTGATGAGGATTGTATTGAGACAAACTTTGGAG GTGAAGGGAATTGGAATGACAAACCATGTATATACCAGTTaccatttgtttgtgccattgctgATCCAAGCTGTTCCCATAAATGA